In Gordonia phthalatica, one genomic interval encodes:
- a CDS encoding NUDIX hydrolase, with translation MDITRQEAQERIDAWTRRVIDNDDGRLRASAVAITVVRRGVDRGIYIARRPKSLRNHSYQFALPGGRLDPGEDATQAALRELHEEIGIELGDEAVLGVLDDYETRSGYLMTPIVCWVDDDPPVAPSPAEVDELFFITFDELRRPPVFSRIPESPRTLVALNIAGGRVHAPTAAVIYQFAEVVLAGRDTRVHDLEQPVFAWK, from the coding sequence ATGGACATCACGCGGCAGGAGGCACAGGAGCGGATCGACGCGTGGACGCGTCGGGTGATCGACAACGACGACGGTCGTCTCCGCGCATCAGCGGTGGCCATCACCGTCGTCCGTCGGGGCGTGGACCGCGGCATCTACATCGCCCGTCGGCCGAAGTCGCTGCGGAACCACTCGTACCAGTTCGCGCTGCCCGGTGGTCGCCTCGATCCCGGCGAGGACGCGACGCAGGCGGCGCTGCGCGAACTGCACGAGGAGATCGGTATCGAGCTCGGGGATGAGGCCGTCCTCGGCGTGCTGGACGATTACGAGACTCGGTCGGGCTACCTGATGACGCCGATCGTCTGCTGGGTGGACGACGACCCTCCGGTCGCGCCGAGCCCGGCCGAGGTGGACGAGTTGTTCTTCATCACCTTCGATGAACTGCGTCGCCCGCCGGTCTTCAGTCGGATCCCGGAGTCGCCGCGAACGCTGGTGGCCCTCAACATCGCCGGCGGACGCGTCCACGCGCCGACGGCCGCGGTGATCTACCAGTTCGCCGAGGTGGTCCTCGCCGGCCGGGACACCCGCGTCCACGACCTGGAGCAGCCGGT
- the prpD gene encoding 2-methylcitrate dehydratase PrpD, protein MINHEVRTHRSAEEFPLADHLAYKIAQVAVDPVAVPDDTAAMVANRIIDNAAVSAASVARRPVTSARRQAQSRPLDGGSTVFGIEGSYAPEWAAWANGVAVRELDFHDTFLAAEYSHPGDNIPALVAVGQRVGASGADLIRGLATAYEIQIDLVKGMCLHEHKIDHVAHLGPSVAAGLGTMLGLDTDTIYQAVGQALHLTTATRQSRKGLISSWKAYAPAHAGKIAVEAVDRAMRGEGAPSPIWEGEDGVIAWLLGGPDARYIIPLPGADEPKRAILDSYTKEHSAEYQSQAPIDLARRMRERIGDLSQIESIVLHTSHHTHYVIGTGSGDPQKFDPTASRETLDHSVMYIFAVALQDGVWDHERSYAPERAARPDTVELWKKISTVEDPEWTRRYHSTDPSEKAFGARAVVTLASGEVIEDELAVADAHPLGARPFAREQYLAKFARMADGVVDPAEQERFTAAVTGLAEIPAGGLDALNVSVLADVLASAPETGKGIL, encoded by the coding sequence ATGATCAACCACGAAGTCCGTACCCACCGCAGCGCAGAAGAATTCCCGCTCGCCGATCACCTGGCGTACAAGATCGCTCAGGTCGCCGTGGACCCGGTCGCCGTCCCCGATGACACCGCCGCCATGGTGGCCAACCGCATCATCGACAACGCTGCGGTCAGCGCCGCTTCGGTGGCACGTCGCCCCGTCACCAGTGCCCGCAGGCAGGCGCAGAGCAGGCCGCTCGACGGTGGTTCGACGGTGTTCGGCATCGAGGGCTCGTACGCCCCGGAGTGGGCCGCCTGGGCCAACGGCGTGGCCGTCCGCGAACTGGACTTCCACGACACCTTCCTCGCCGCCGAATACTCGCACCCCGGTGACAACATCCCGGCGCTCGTCGCAGTCGGACAACGGGTCGGAGCCAGCGGCGCCGATCTGATCCGCGGGCTCGCGACCGCTTACGAGATCCAGATAGACCTCGTGAAGGGCATGTGCCTGCACGAGCACAAGATCGACCACGTCGCGCACCTGGGGCCGTCGGTCGCCGCCGGACTGGGCACCATGCTGGGACTGGACACCGACACCATCTACCAGGCCGTCGGTCAAGCACTGCACCTGACGACCGCCACCCGACAGTCGCGCAAGGGACTGATCTCAAGCTGGAAGGCCTATGCACCGGCGCACGCGGGCAAGATCGCCGTCGAGGCCGTCGACCGCGCGATGCGGGGCGAGGGAGCGCCGTCGCCGATCTGGGAGGGTGAGGACGGGGTGATCGCCTGGCTCCTCGGGGGACCGGACGCGCGATACATCATTCCGCTTCCCGGTGCGGACGAGCCCAAGCGTGCGATTCTCGACAGCTACACCAAGGAGCATTCGGCCGAATACCAGAGCCAGGCGCCGATCGACCTCGCTCGCCGCATGCGCGAGCGGATCGGCGACCTGAGCCAGATCGAGTCGATCGTGCTGCACACCAGCCACCACACCCACTACGTGATCGGGACCGGCTCGGGCGACCCGCAGAAGTTCGACCCGACCGCCAGCCGCGAGACGCTCGACCACTCGGTGATGTACATCTTCGCTGTCGCACTGCAAGACGGAGTGTGGGACCACGAGCGCTCGTACGCCCCGGAGCGCGCTGCTCGTCCGGACACCGTGGAGCTCTGGAAGAAGATCTCCACCGTCGAGGACCCCGAGTGGACACGTCGATACCACTCGACCGACCCCAGTGAGAAGGCCTTCGGCGCCCGTGCCGTCGTCACGCTCGCGAGCGGCGAGGTCATCGAAGATGAGCTCGCAGTCGCCGACGCGCACCCGCTGGGCGCCCGGCCGTTCGCCCGCGAACAGTACCTCGCCAAGTTCGCCCGGATGGCCGACGGCGTCGTCGACCCGGCCGAGCAGGAGCGGTTCACCGCCGCCGTGACCGGTCTCGCCGAGATCCCGGCGGGCGGTCTGGACGCGCTCAACGTCAGCGTGCTCGCCGACGTCCTCGCCTCCGCGCCCGAGACCGGAAAGGGCATCCTCTGA
- a CDS encoding bifunctional 2-methylcitrate synthase/citrate synthase — protein MTGNTAAPNTAATNTPAPKTAASSTTGPKAGTDAIYKGLAGVVVDTTAISKVVPETNTLTYRGYPVPELAEKCSMEQVAYLLWHGELPNDLQLEQFSQRERAARRLDRSAQSVLARTPETCHPMDVVRTMISYLGTEDPDEDLSTTELLLAKSQRMFAVLPTIVAADLRRRRGLEPIAPHHGLGYAENFLYMCFGEVPDEVIVRAFAKSMVLYAEHSFNASTFAARVVTSTGSDIYSAVTAAIGALKGPLHGGANEAVMHDMIEIDRPERARGWLEEKLTAKEKVMGFGHRVYKRGDSRVPTMYQALREVSEHLGETKWLKIYAELEDEMASRTGIRPNLDFPTGPAYYLMGFDIPMFTPLFVMSRVTGWTAHIIEQTESNALIRPLSAYSGPQQRSVPA, from the coding sequence ATGACCGGAAACACCGCCGCACCGAACACCGCCGCAACGAATACCCCTGCACCGAAAACTGCTGCATCGTCGACCACCGGACCGAAGGCCGGCACCGACGCGATCTACAAGGGCCTGGCCGGCGTCGTGGTCGACACCACCGCGATCTCCAAGGTGGTGCCCGAGACCAACACGCTGACCTACCGGGGATACCCCGTGCCCGAACTCGCCGAGAAGTGCTCGATGGAGCAGGTGGCGTATCTGCTCTGGCACGGAGAACTGCCCAACGATCTGCAGTTGGAGCAGTTCTCGCAACGGGAGCGAGCCGCGCGACGGCTGGACCGGTCGGCGCAGAGCGTCCTGGCCCGCACGCCGGAGACCTGCCACCCAATGGACGTCGTCAGGACGATGATCAGCTACCTCGGCACCGAGGACCCGGACGAGGACCTCTCCACGACCGAGCTTCTGCTGGCGAAGTCGCAGCGCATGTTCGCGGTCCTGCCGACAATCGTCGCGGCAGACCTGCGCCGTCGCCGCGGGCTCGAACCGATCGCTCCGCACCACGGTCTCGGCTACGCGGAGAACTTCTTGTACATGTGCTTCGGCGAAGTGCCCGACGAAGTGATCGTTCGAGCCTTTGCGAAGTCGATGGTGCTGTACGCCGAGCACAGCTTCAACGCGTCGACCTTCGCCGCCCGCGTCGTGACGTCGACGGGATCGGACATCTACAGTGCCGTCACCGCTGCGATCGGTGCGTTGAAGGGACCGCTGCATGGCGGCGCCAACGAGGCCGTCATGCACGACATGATCGAGATCGATCGTCCAGAGCGGGCGCGTGGCTGGCTCGAGGAGAAGCTCACCGCCAAGGAGAAGGTGATGGGCTTCGGTCATCGCGTCTACAAGCGCGGCGACTCGCGCGTGCCGACCATGTATCAGGCGCTGCGGGAGGTGTCCGAACACCTCGGTGAGACCAAATGGCTGAAGATCTACGCCGAGCTCGAAGACGAGATGGCGTCCCGCACCGGAATTCGCCCGAATCTCGACTTCCCGACCGGTCCGGCCTACTACCTGATGGGCTTCGACATCCCGATGTTCACCCCGCTGTTCGTCATGAGCCGGGTCACGGGGTGGACGGCGCACATCATCGAGCAGACCGAGTCCAACGCCCTGATCCGTCCGCTGTCCGCCTATTCGGGCCCGCAGCAGCGGTCGGTGCCGGCATGA
- a CDS encoding short-chain fatty acyl-CoA regulator family protein, with translation MAKTYVGPRLRRLREELGLSQAALARRLDLSTTYVNQLENDQRPITVSVLLTITSTFDLPPDFFAGSGDARLTADLADVILEQGEKISRAEVAELVSRMPGVGSALVGMHRRLAAASAELETLRARSGDDSIEVNLTPFEQVRDYFYDRRNHIAELDLAAEQLFVDAGLSVGGLDLQLAQLLQDRFGVRVQIAPSEQAAGPKRVYDEGTATVVLARSLSAGQRAFQLATQVALLSQSAEISRLVAAAEDLDPASIPVARVGLANYFAGALVLPYTEFAAAARELRYDVDLLSRRFEVGFETVCHRLSTLQRPGDRGIPFIFVRVDKAGNISKRQSATAFHFSRVGGSCPLWVVHDAFATPGRIRTQVSQMPDGRSYFWLARTIDNRSGGHLSTPSDFSIGLGCDLAHAEDLIYATGIDLTDERTVVPIGAGCKVCPRPECSQRAFPMLGHGIHIDERISDSVPYRPS, from the coding sequence ATGGCGAAGACTTACGTGGGCCCTCGGCTCCGCCGACTGCGCGAGGAGCTGGGGCTGTCTCAGGCCGCGCTTGCACGCCGCCTGGATCTGAGCACCACGTACGTCAACCAACTCGAGAACGACCAGCGGCCGATCACCGTCTCGGTGCTCTTGACGATCACCTCGACCTTCGACCTGCCGCCTGACTTCTTCGCCGGATCCGGCGACGCTCGACTGACCGCCGACCTCGCCGATGTGATCCTCGAGCAGGGAGAGAAGATCAGCCGCGCCGAGGTCGCTGAACTCGTCTCCCGAATGCCCGGCGTCGGGTCCGCGCTGGTGGGAATGCACCGACGGCTTGCCGCCGCCTCCGCCGAACTCGAAACTCTCCGTGCCCGTTCGGGTGACGATTCGATCGAGGTCAACCTCACCCCGTTCGAACAGGTCCGCGACTACTTCTACGACCGTCGTAATCACATCGCCGAACTCGATCTGGCCGCCGAACAGCTGTTCGTCGACGCGGGGCTGTCGGTCGGCGGTCTCGATCTGCAGTTGGCCCAGCTGCTCCAGGACCGTTTCGGGGTCCGTGTCCAGATCGCTCCCTCGGAACAGGCGGCCGGCCCCAAACGCGTCTACGACGAAGGAACCGCGACTGTCGTTCTGGCACGCAGCCTGTCGGCCGGACAACGCGCCTTCCAACTCGCCACCCAGGTCGCGTTGCTCTCGCAGTCGGCCGAGATCAGCCGCTTGGTCGCGGCGGCGGAGGACCTCGACCCGGCGTCGATCCCGGTCGCCCGAGTCGGTCTCGCCAACTACTTCGCCGGCGCGCTCGTGCTGCCGTACACCGAATTCGCGGCGGCCGCACGCGAACTCCGCTACGATGTCGACCTGCTCAGTCGTCGTTTCGAAGTCGGCTTCGAGACCGTCTGCCATCGCCTCTCGACGCTGCAGCGGCCGGGCGACCGCGGAATCCCATTCATCTTCGTGCGCGTCGACAAGGCAGGGAACATCTCCAAGCGCCAGTCCGCGACAGCCTTCCACTTCTCCCGGGTGGGTGGCAGCTGCCCCCTGTGGGTGGTTCACGACGCCTTCGCGACGCCCGGGCGCATCCGTACTCAGGTCTCACAGATGCCTGACGGGCGGAGCTACTTCTGGTTGGCGCGCACCATCGACAATCGGTCCGGCGGTCACCTGTCGACGCCGTCGGACTTCTCCATCGGACTCGGCTGCGACCTCGCACATGCCGAAGACCTCATCTACGCGACGGGAATCGACCTGACCGACGAGCGCACAGTGGTCCCGATCGGCGCGGGATGCAAGGTCTGTCCCCGCCCGGAGTGCTCCCAGCGCGCCTTCCCGATGCTCGGTCACGGCATCCACATCGACGAGCGGATCAGCGACTCAGTGCCGTACCGCCCGTCCTGA
- a CDS encoding pyruvate carboxylase, whose product MSGVAKILVANRGEIAVRAFRAARDLGIGTVAVYPHEDRGSIHRFKADESYQIGTPGHPVKAYLSVEEMIGAALRSGADAVYPGYGFLSENAGLARACAENGVTFIGPAASVLDLTGDKKRSVQAAREAGLPVLAGSAPSSDPDELVEAAANMTFPVFVKAIAGGGGRGMRRVERIGDLADAVTSASREAQTAFGDPTVFLEQAVVEPRHIEVQILADTHGDVVHLYERDCSLQRRHQKVVEIAPAVGLDSAVRERICRDAVAFAQQIGYACAGTVEFLLDQRGQHFFIEMNPRIQVEHTVTEEVVDVDLVSAQLQIAGGASLADLGLSQETITVHGAAMQCRITTEDPADGFRPQTGRVRDYRAPGGAGVRLDGAAALGSEVTGHFDSMLVKLTCRGRDFPTAAARARRALGEFSIRGVTTNIGFLRAVLENEEFLAGGTTTSFIQTHPELLDGHIQGDDVGKLLHYLADVTVNRPHGDAPTSVRPTSKLPAVPTSRLARPPAGSRQQLLELGPEGFARALRNQKAVAITDTTFRDAHQSLLATRLRTSALDAVSRHVAALTPQLWSVECWGGATYDVALRFLREDPWQRLEKLREGMPNICLQMLLRGANTVGYTPYPDDVCRGFVAEAAATGVDVFRIFDALNSVDAMRPAIDAVRETGTAVAQVAMSYSGDLSDPREDLYTLDYYLSLAQRIVDAGAHVLAIKDMAGLLRPRAATALVGALRREFDLPIHVHTHDTAGGQVATYLAAIAAGADAVDAASAPLSGTTSQPSLSAVVAALENGEQDTGLDLGAVCSLEPYWEAVRRVYAPFESGVGAATGRVYEHEIPGGQLSNLRQQAISLGVGHRFEEVEQAYADADRLLGRPIKVTPSSKVVGDLALSLVAQQISAEDFAADPSAHDVPDSVIGFLSGDLGVPAAGWPEPLRTKVLGGRSRTAPSADLAAEDQAVLRRPGPQRRRALDRLLFPGPAEDFTDHRARFGDTSRLSATEFFYGLRPGEEHRVRLGPGSEMLVGIEAVGEPDDLGRRTVLFTVNGTLRPVLVEDRSVEPSTVVAERADRGDPRQIGAPFAGVVTVTVSEGDSVPAGATIGTIEAMKMEASITAPIGGVVKRVAVGGVTEVAPGDLLVEIG is encoded by the coding sequence ATGAGCGGCGTAGCGAAGATCCTCGTCGCCAACCGGGGGGAGATCGCGGTCCGCGCCTTCCGCGCGGCCCGTGACCTCGGAATCGGCACCGTGGCCGTGTACCCGCACGAGGACCGCGGCAGCATTCACCGCTTCAAAGCCGACGAGTCGTACCAGATCGGCACGCCCGGACATCCGGTCAAGGCGTACCTGTCGGTCGAGGAGATGATCGGCGCCGCTCTCCGGTCGGGCGCCGACGCGGTCTATCCGGGATACGGCTTCCTGTCCGAGAACGCGGGGCTGGCTCGGGCGTGCGCCGAGAACGGTGTGACGTTCATCGGTCCGGCCGCCTCGGTCCTCGACCTGACCGGCGACAAGAAGCGCTCGGTGCAGGCGGCTCGTGAAGCGGGCCTGCCGGTTCTCGCGGGCTCGGCGCCGTCGTCGGATCCCGACGAGCTCGTCGAGGCCGCCGCAAACATGACCTTTCCGGTCTTCGTCAAGGCGATCGCGGGCGGCGGCGGCCGCGGAATGCGTCGCGTGGAACGCATCGGGGATCTCGCCGACGCGGTGACCTCCGCGAGCCGCGAAGCCCAGACGGCCTTCGGCGATCCGACCGTGTTCCTGGAGCAGGCCGTTGTGGAGCCGCGACACATCGAGGTGCAGATCTTGGCGGACACCCACGGCGACGTGGTCCATCTGTACGAGCGGGACTGCAGTCTGCAGCGGCGTCATCAGAAGGTCGTCGAGATCGCGCCGGCCGTCGGTCTGGATTCCGCTGTGCGCGAGCGGATCTGCCGCGACGCCGTCGCTTTCGCACAGCAGATCGGCTACGCCTGTGCGGGTACCGTCGAGTTCCTGCTCGATCAGCGCGGGCAGCACTTCTTCATCGAGATGAATCCGCGCATCCAGGTCGAGCACACGGTGACCGAAGAGGTCGTCGATGTGGACCTGGTGTCGGCGCAGCTGCAGATCGCCGGTGGCGCATCGCTCGCCGATCTCGGCCTGAGCCAGGAGACGATCACCGTGCACGGCGCCGCGATGCAGTGCCGCATCACCACCGAGGATCCGGCCGACGGGTTCCGGCCTCAGACCGGCCGAGTGCGCGACTACCGGGCGCCGGGCGGAGCGGGCGTCCGGCTCGACGGCGCCGCGGCGCTGGGCAGCGAGGTGACCGGTCACTTCGACTCGATGCTGGTGAAGCTGACCTGTCGCGGGCGGGACTTCCCGACCGCGGCGGCCCGGGCACGCCGCGCGCTGGGGGAGTTCTCGATCCGCGGTGTCACGACGAACATCGGCTTCCTGCGTGCGGTCCTGGAGAACGAGGAATTCCTGGCAGGCGGGACGACGACGTCGTTCATCCAAACGCATCCCGAGCTGCTCGACGGGCACATCCAGGGAGACGATGTCGGCAAGCTGCTGCACTACCTGGCCGACGTGACGGTGAATCGGCCGCACGGCGACGCACCGACGTCGGTCAGGCCGACCTCGAAGCTGCCCGCAGTTCCTACGAGTCGACTGGCCCGGCCGCCCGCCGGCTCGCGTCAGCAACTGCTGGAGCTGGGACCGGAGGGGTTCGCTCGGGCACTGCGGAACCAGAAGGCGGTGGCGATCACCGACACCACGTTCCGTGACGCCCATCAGTCGCTGCTCGCGACCCGACTGCGCACCAGTGCGCTCGACGCGGTGTCTCGTCACGTCGCGGCACTCACTCCGCAACTGTGGTCCGTCGAATGCTGGGGAGGTGCGACCTACGACGTCGCACTCCGGTTCCTGCGTGAGGACCCGTGGCAGCGGCTGGAGAAGCTCCGCGAGGGCATGCCGAACATCTGTCTGCAGATGCTGCTGCGTGGCGCCAACACCGTCGGGTACACGCCCTATCCGGACGACGTCTGTCGCGGATTCGTCGCCGAGGCCGCCGCGACGGGTGTGGACGTCTTCCGCATCTTCGACGCCCTCAACAGCGTCGACGCGATGCGGCCGGCGATCGACGCGGTCCGGGAGACGGGAACCGCGGTCGCCCAGGTGGCGATGAGCTACAGCGGAGACCTCTCGGATCCGCGGGAGGATCTGTACACGCTCGACTACTACCTGAGCCTCGCGCAGCGGATCGTCGATGCGGGCGCGCATGTGCTGGCGATCAAGGACATGGCCGGACTGCTGCGTCCACGGGCCGCGACGGCCCTGGTCGGGGCGTTGCGCCGAGAGTTCGATCTGCCGATCCACGTGCACACCCACGACACCGCGGGCGGACAGGTGGCGACCTACCTGGCGGCGATCGCCGCGGGCGCCGACGCCGTCGACGCCGCGAGCGCGCCGCTGTCGGGCACGACGAGCCAGCCGTCACTGTCGGCGGTGGTGGCGGCATTGGAGAACGGCGAACAGGACACCGGGCTGGACTTGGGTGCCGTGTGTTCGCTGGAACCGTACTGGGAGGCCGTGCGCCGGGTGTACGCCCCCTTCGAATCGGGAGTCGGCGCTGCGACCGGCCGTGTCTACGAGCACGAGATCCCCGGCGGACAGCTGTCGAACCTGCGCCAGCAGGCGATCTCGCTCGGCGTCGGGCATCGGTTCGAGGAGGTCGAGCAGGCCTACGCGGACGCGGACCGGCTGCTCGGGCGGCCGATCAAGGTGACCCCGTCATCGAAGGTCGTCGGCGATCTGGCACTGTCTCTGGTCGCTCAGCAGATCAGCGCCGAGGACTTCGCCGCCGATCCGTCGGCGCACGATGTGCCCGACTCGGTCATCGGGTTCCTGTCCGGCGACCTCGGAGTTCCGGCGGCGGGCTGGCCGGAGCCGCTACGCACCAAGGTCCTCGGGGGACGATCGCGCACCGCGCCGAGCGCTGATCTCGCGGCGGAGGACCAGGCGGTGCTGCGCCGCCCGGGACCACAGCGGCGTCGGGCGCTCGACCGGCTGCTGTTCCCCGGGCCTGCGGAGGATTTCACCGACCACCGCGCGCGCTTCGGCGACACCTCTCGACTGTCGGCGACGGAGTTCTTCTACGGCCTGCGGCCGGGTGAGGAACACCGCGTCCGGCTGGGACCAGGCAGCGAGATGCTGGTCGGCATCGAAGCCGTCGGCGAACCCGACGACCTGGGACGGCGGACAGTGCTGTTCACTGTGAACGGAACCTTGCGTCCGGTGCTGGTGGAGGACCGGTCCGTCGAGCCGTCGACCGTCGTCGCCGAACGCGCCGACCGCGGCGACCCGCGCCAGATCGGCGCGCCCTTCGCGGGCGTGGTCACGGTGACGGTCTCCGAGGGGGACTCCGTCCCCGCCGGCGCGACCATCGGCACCATCGAGGCGATGAAGATGGAGGCCTCGATCACTGCGCCGATCGGCGGCGTCGTCAAGCGGGTGGCCGTCGGAGGCGTGACGGAGGTGGCGCCGGGGGATCTGCTCGTCGAGATCGGCTGA
- the prpB gene encoding methylisocitrate lyase, giving the protein MSVFSSGVSDAEKRTRLREALNSGDLQRWPGAFSPLVAKMVADAGFEGVYVSGAALSADLGLPDIGLTTLSEVAARGGAIARATDLPTLIDADTGFGEPMSAARTVATLEDAGLAGCHLEDQVNPKRCGHLDGKEVVPVPDMLRRLGAAVGARRDENFVICARTDARGVEGLDAAIDRAKAYVDAGADLIFTEALATAEEFERFRREVDAPLLANMTEFGKSELLTASRLRDLGYNAVIYPVTTLRIAMGAVEAGLREIAEKGTQEGLLDGMQHRARLYEFLRYADYNDFDTELFTYTRPGA; this is encoded by the coding sequence ATGTCGGTCTTCTCCTCGGGCGTCAGCGACGCCGAGAAACGAACCAGACTGCGCGAGGCACTGAACTCCGGCGACCTGCAACGATGGCCGGGCGCGTTCTCGCCGCTGGTGGCCAAGATGGTCGCCGACGCGGGATTCGAAGGCGTCTACGTCTCGGGCGCGGCGCTGTCGGCCGACCTGGGTCTGCCGGACATCGGTCTGACCACCCTCAGCGAGGTCGCGGCGCGCGGCGGGGCCATCGCCCGCGCCACCGATCTGCCGACGCTGATCGACGCCGACACCGGCTTCGGTGAGCCGATGAGCGCTGCCCGAACCGTGGCGACGCTCGAGGACGCGGGCCTGGCGGGATGCCATCTGGAAGACCAGGTGAACCCCAAGCGGTGCGGCCATCTCGACGGCAAGGAAGTGGTGCCGGTGCCGGACATGCTGCGTCGACTCGGCGCCGCGGTCGGCGCGCGACGCGACGAGAACTTCGTCATCTGCGCGCGCACCGACGCTCGGGGTGTCGAAGGGCTCGACGCCGCGATCGACCGGGCGAAGGCCTACGTCGACGCGGGCGCGGATCTGATCTTCACCGAGGCGCTGGCGACCGCGGAGGAGTTCGAACGCTTCCGGCGAGAGGTCGACGCGCCACTGCTGGCGAACATGACCGAGTTCGGCAAGTCCGAACTGCTGACCGCCAGCCGGCTTCGCGACCTCGGCTACAACGCGGTGATCTACCCGGTCACCACGTTGCGGATCGCGATGGGCGCCGTCGAGGCGGGCCTGCGTGAGATCGCCGAGAAGGGGACCCAGGAGGGGCTTCTCGACGGTATGCAGCACCGGGCCCGCCTGTACGAGTTCCTTCGTTACGCCGACTACAACGACTTCGACACCGAACTGTTCACCTACACCCGACCGGGGGCATAG